From a single Amphiprion ocellaris isolate individual 3 ecotype Okinawa chromosome 18, ASM2253959v1, whole genome shotgun sequence genomic region:
- the ndufb8 gene encoding NADH dehydrogenase [ubiquinone] 1 beta subcomplex subunit 8, mitochondrial, giving the protein MRNTTSVRQQQPVNMAGVGFRRWAQALSKGKGSGISALLSGSRAASSASKDSLPGPYPKTPEERAAAAKKYNMRVEDYEPHPDNGEGYGDYPKLPDRSQHERDPWYQWDHPDLRRNWGEPIHWHFDMYIRNRVDTSPSPVSWSTMCKQLFGFIGFMLFMFYVGEKCPSYQPVAPKQYPFNNLYLERGGDPEKEPEDVKNYEI; this is encoded by the exons ATGCGCAATACCACCTctgtcagacagcagcagcctgtAAACATGGCTGGTGTTGGTTTCAGACGGTGGGCCCAAGCCCTTTCAAAGGGCAAAGGGTCTGGCATTTCAGCCCTTTTGTCGGGAAGTAGAGCAG CCTCTAGTGCGTCTAAAGATAGTCTACCTGGTCCATACCCGAAGACTCCCGAggagagagctgctgctgcaaagaAGTACAACATGAGGGTAGAGGACTACGAACCACATCCCGACAACGGCGAGGG CTATGGTGACTACCCAAAGCTGCCAGACAGATCTCAGCATGAGAGAGACCCTTGGTACCAATGGGACCATCCTGACCTGAGGAGGAACTGGGGAGAGCCG ATACACTGGCATTTTGACATGTACATCCGGAACCGTGTGGATACATCTCCTAGTCCTGTGTCTTGGTCCACTATGTGCAAGCAACTGTTTGGCTTCATCGGCttcatgttgtttatgttcTACGTTGGGGAGAAATGCCCATCTTACCAACCTGTT GCACCGAAGCAATATCCTTTCAACAACCTGTActtggagagaggaggagatcctGAAAAAGAACCAGAGGACGTCAAAAATTATGAAATCTAA
- the sec31b gene encoding protein transport protein Sec31A, whose protein sequence is MRLKEIQRTAHQAWSPAEHHPIYLALGTSAQQLDASFNTTAAIEIFEMDFSDPSLDMQLKGSLPTANRLHSIVWVNFGMGADGTGGRLVGGSENGTLTVYNPEAIMSSGAEAIVGQSEKHTGPVRALDFNPFQSNLLASGANDSEIYIWDLNNFSSPMTPGAKTQPAEDVSVISWNRQVQHILASANPSGKAVVWDLRKNEPIIKISDHSNRMHCSGMLWHPDVATQLVLASEDDRLPVIQMWDLRFATSPLKVLENHTRGILSISWSQADSELLLSSAKDNRILCWNPNTGEVIYELPTTNQWCFDVQWCPRNPALLSTASFDGRITVYSVMGGSLKAQQQSTADKISSSFDSMDPFGTGQVLPPLQVPQPTMQDTIVPPLKKPPKWVRRPVGASFAFGGKLITFENPKLPPVQSPQSVPRQVFVSQVTTETEFLQRSRELQMALQSGSFNNYCQAKIQNAKSDAEQDIWKFLLVNFEDEARIKFLRLLGFSKDELERKISKCLGKNFQPNGHGVDARDLAEKMQRLSTERSNEAAAVADARTSGSVSPADFFSRTPKESANFQIPVSCDTDGLISQALLVGNFEGAVDLCLNDGRYAEAILLSISGGEELLKKTQQKYLSTHKNNISMLISSVVTQNWRDIVHSCELDNWKEALAALLTYAHPEDFARLCDTLGGRLECEGTEKRCLQACLCYICSGNIEKLVECWALHRDCSSPLGLEDLVEKVMMLRKSIERLRNSEVAVQSPILAEKLTCYAGILAAEGSLSTAMSYLPENSDQPGLMMLRDRLFHAQGEAAAAAAQQPPNSFNRVNVSTAKLTPAAPTSAPKAQIMGQYQPSVPSQVTGQQQPPMPSLFTPQAVPANPGPGLPPSSHVLPPSATRPAMRPPYPQHPATAPGFLPHQPFQPQPMSTGGPLSFPPPGPSMPAANLSGPQLPPSSSTTGGLPPMPSPGVPPTGFMPSTSLPSGLMPPSSQPGAPVPMYPGGLHSQGPAPPMASGPYVPLGSGYPQGGPGAPAAKPLPAPVVAPPPTGYFPWLNSQTDNEGPQEGWNDPPAVRGGPRKKKVPDNYTPPAPITAPVMGFPVEAHQSHDHTQVPPGAPQEPSVQLLQQLPAERVEQKEIPAEHMVLKSTFDSLVQRCQLAAGDPQTKRKLDDAAKRLGHLYDKLREQSLSPNILNGLHEISRCVASQNYQRGLEVHTQVVSSSNFSEISTFMPILKVVMTIANKLGV, encoded by the exons ATGAGGCTGAAGGAGATCCAGAGGACTGCCCACCAGGCGTGGAGTCCTGCTGAGCACCATCCTATCTACCTGGCCTTAGGAACATCAGCACAACAGCTTGATGCCTCTTTCAACACCACAGCTGCCATAGAGATATTTGAGATGGATTTTTCTGACCCCTCTCTGGACATGCAGCTCAAAGGATCATTACCCACTGCAAACAG GTTGCACAGTATTGTATGGGTAAATTTTGGAATGGGAGCAGACGGCACTGGAGGAAGACTGGTTGGTGGGAGCGAAAATGGCACATTGACTGTCTATAACCCAGAGGCAATAATGAGTTCTGGCGCAGAGGCAATAGTGGGACAGTCTGAGAAACACACAGGACCCGTCCGAGCACTCGATTTCAACCCTTTTCAG agtaaTCTCCTCGCATCAGGAGCAAATGATTCAGAGATATATATCTGGGATCTAAACAACTTTAGCAGTCCAATGACGCCAGGAGCAAAGACACAG CCTGCAGAAGACGTCAGTGTCATATCCTGGAACAGGCAGGTTCAGCACATCCTGGCCTCTGCCAACCCCAGCGGGAAAGCAGTTGTGTGGGACCTGAGAAAGAATGAGCCCATCATCAAGATCAGTGATCACAGCAACAGG ATGCACTGTTCAGGAATGCTCTGGCACCCTGATGTGGCCACTCAGTTGGTGTTGGCTTCTGAAGATGACCGACTCCCCGTCATCCAGATGTGGGACCTCCGTTTTGCCACATCACCTCTTAAAGTCCTTGAGAACCACACAAG GGGAATTCTGTCCATATCCTGGAGCCAGGCTGACTCTGAGCTCCTGCTGAGTAGTGCAAAAGACAACAGGATCCTCTGCTGGAATCCAAACACTGGAGAG GTCATTTACGAGCTTCCAACAACAAACCAGTGGTGTTTTGATGTTCAGTGGTGCCCCAGGAATCCAGCCCTACTTTCGACAGCATCATTTGATGGGAGAATTACTGTTTACTCTGTGATGGGAGGAAGTCTGAAAGCTCAGCAGCAAAGCACAGCTGATAAG ATATCCTCCTCATTCGATTCAATGGATCCCTTTGGGACAGGGCAGGTGCTCCCTCCTCTGCAAGTCCCTCAGCCTACAATGCAAGACACCATAGTTCCTCCTCTGAAGAAGCCACCTAAGTGGGTGCGCAGGCCAGTGGGAGCCTCCTTTGCT TTTGGTGGAAAGCTGATAACTTTTGAGAATCCCAAGCTGCCTCCAGTGCAGAGCCCCCAGTCTGTCCCCAGACAAGTGTTTGTGAGCCAGGTTACCACGGAGACCGAGTTCCTCCAGCGCTCCAGGGAGCTGCAGATGGCGCTGCAGTCGGGTTCCTTCAACAACTACTGCCAGGCCAAGATTCAGAATGCCAAGTCAGACGCTGAGCAGGACATATGGAAATTCCTTCTG gttaattttGAGGATGAGGCCCGCATTAAGTTCCTCAGACTTTTGGGCTTCAGCAAAGATGAATTGGAGAGAAAG ATTTCAAAATGCCTGGGGAAGAATTTCCAACCCAATGGACATGGAGTAGATGCCAGAGATCTGGCAGAAAAGATGCAGCGGCTCAGTACTGAG AGGTCAAACGAAGCAGCTGCAGTGGCTGATGCTAGAACTTCAGGTTCTGTTTCACCAGCAGACTTCTTCAGTCGGACGCCAAAGGAAAGCGCTAACTTCCAGATCCCTGTATCATGTG ATACTGATGGTTTGATAAGCCAGGCGCTGCTGGTTGGCAACTTTGAGGGAGCTGTGGATCTGTGTCTGAATGATGGTCGCTACGCTGAAGCCATCCTGCTGTCAATCAGTGGAGGAGAAGAACTGCTTAAAAAGACTCAGCAGAAATATTTAAGCACGCATAAGAACAACATTTCAATG CTTATATCATCAGTTGTGACTCAGAACTGGAGGGATATAGTGCATAGTTGTGAGTTGGACAATTGGAAGGAGGCTCTCGCTGCTCTGCTGACCTACGCTCACCCTGAAGATTTTGCTCGTCTGTGCG ATACCCTGGGAGGCCGGTTGGAGTGTGAGGGCACAGAGAAGCGCTGCCTGCAAGCCTGCCTGTGTTACATCTGCTCTGGAAATATTGAGAAGCTCGTGGAGTGCTGGGCCTTGCACAGAGACTGCTCTTCTCCTCTTGGTCTAGAG GATCTGGTTGAGAAAGTAATGATGCTGAGAAAGTCAATCGAACGCCTCCGCAACAGCGAGGTGGCAGTCCAGAGCCCCATTCTGGCCGAGAAGCTAACCTGCTACGCCGGCATACTGGCTGCAGAGGGCAGCTTGTCCACTGCCATGAGCTACCTGCCTGAGAACTCAGACCAA cCTGGGCTCATGATGCTGAGAGACAGACTATTTCATGCTCAGggagaggctgctgctgctgctgcccaaCAGCCTCCAAACTCCTTCAACAGAGTCAACGTGTCCACAGCAAAGCTCACTCCTGCCGCTCCCACTTCTGCACCAAAAGCACAAATTATG ggTCAGTACCAGCCTTCTGTTCCTTCCCAAGTCACTGGACAACAGCAGCCTCCTATGCCATCACTTTTTACCCCTCAAGCTGTTCCAGCCAACCCAGGGCCTGGTCTGCCTCCCTCTTCTCATGTACTGCCGCCCAGTGCAACCCGCCCTGCCATGAGACCTCCCTACCCCCAACATCCTGCTACTGCTCCAG GTTTCCTTCCTCATCAGCCATTCCAGCCTCAGCCTATGTCCACTGGCGGACCCTTATCCTTCCCTCCTCCAGGTCCTTCTATGCCAGCTGCTAACTTATCAGGACCTCAGCTACCGCCTTCGTCGTCGACCACCGGAGGCCTGCCCCCCATGCCCAGCCCTGGGGTGCCACCGACAGGCTTCATGCCGTCTACCTCTTTGCCTTCAGGCCTCATGCCACCCAGCTCTCAGCCTGGAGCCCCGGTTCCCATGTACCCAGGGGGCCTCCACAGCCAGGGGCCCGCACCCCCCATGGCATCTGGTCCCTATGTTCCTCTGGGATCGGGGTATCCTCAAGGAGGCCCTGGAGCTCCTGCAGCAAAGCCCTTGCCTGCTCCTGTAGTCGCTCCTCCTCCTACAG GATACTTTCCATGGCTGAATTCCCAGACTGACAATGAAG GACCTCAAGAGGGCTGGAATGACCCACCAGCAGTAAGAGGTGGACCCAGAAAGAAGAAG GTCCCTGATAACTACACTCCACCAGCACCCATCACAGCCCCTGTGATGGGATTCCCAGTGGAGGCTCATCAGTCTCACGATCACACCCAAGTTCCTCCCGGAGCCCCTCAGGAGCCCAGCGTACAG CTTCTCCAGCAGCTGCCAGCGGAGAGGGTGGAGCAGAAAGAAATCCCCGCTGAACACATGGTCCTCAAATCAACCTTCGATAGCCTGGTGCAACGCTGCCAGCTAGCAGCAGGAGACCCA caaacaaaaaggaaacttgATGATGCAGCCAAACGTTTGGGGCACCTGTATGATAAACTGAGAGAGCAGTCG CTCTCCCCCAACATCCTGAATGGGCTCCACGAGATCAGCCGCTGCGTCGCCAGCCAGAACTACCAGCGTGGCCTGGAGGTCCACACTCAGGtggtcagcagcagcaacttCAGCGAGATCTCCACCTTCATGCCCATCCTCAAAGTGGTCATGACCATCGCCAACAAGCTGGGTGTCTAA
- the fbxl15 gene encoding F-box/LRR-repeat protein 15 isoform X1 — MDEEAKMPTRCLLDLPWEDVLVPHILCYLPLQHLVSLQRVSKQFQSLIQVYLANCRTFDLSPIGPCIPKEAFCTMLKDNKVLQNLSLQNCSDWVTDQELLPVIGQNQHLQKVDMSGCAWLTRHSMVAVSLSCMHLQHLGLAHCEWVDSLSLRSLADHCGGLQSIDLTACRQLKDDAICYLAKKCLQLKSLSLAVNANVTDESVEEVAKNCRGLEQLDLTGCLRVRNQSIRTLTEYCPKLQSLKVNHCHNVTESSLDPLRKRNVVIDVEPPLQRALVLLQDVLGFAPFINLQI; from the exons ATGGACGAAGAAGCTAAAATGCCAAC CAGATGCCTGTTGGACCTGCCCTGGGAGGATGTGCTTGTTCCACATATTTTGTGCTACTTGCCACTTCAACACCTCGTCAGCCTGCAGAGGGTGAGCAAGCAGTTCCAGAGCCTCATCCAGGTGTACCTAGCCAACTGCAGGACTTTTGATCTGTCCCCG ATTGGACCATGCATTCCCAAGGAAGCTTTCTGCACCATGTTAAAGGACAATAAAGTTCTCCAGAACCTGTCCCTGCAGAACTGTTCAGACTGGGTGACAGACCAGGAGCTGCTGCCAGTTATCGGCCAGAACCAGCATCTGCAGAAAGTAGACATGAGCGGGTGTGCTTGGCTCACCCGCCACTCCATGGTGGCCGTGTCCTTGAGCTGCATGCACCTCCAGCACCTCGGCCTGGCGCACTGCGAATGGGTGGACAGCCTGTCCCTGCGCAGCCTGGCTGACCACTGCGGGGGGCTGCAGTCAATCGACCTCACCGCCTGCCGCCAGCTGAAGGACGACGCCATCTGCTACCTGGCTAAGAAGTGTTTGCAGTTGAAGTCTTTATCTTTGGCAGTCAATGCCAATGTTACAGACGAGTCAGTGGAGGAGGTGGCCAAGAACTGCAGGGGCCTGGAGCAGCTGGACCTGACAGGTTGCCTGCGGGTCAGGAACCAGTCCATCAG GACTCTTACAGAGTATTGCCCGAAGTTGCAGTCCCTGAAGGTGAATCACTGTCACAATGTGACAGAGTCGAGCCTCGATCCTTTACGGAAGCGCAACGTAGTGATTGATGTCGAACCGCCTCTGCAGAGGGCACTGGTACTTCTTCAGGATGTACTGGGGTTTGCTCCCTTTATCAATCTCCAGATATAG
- the gpx9 gene encoding glutathione peroxidase 9, protein MANKSIYDFSAETLDGQPVPLSNYRGKVLLIVNVATFUGSTIEEYHRLNALMEMYGDLNFTVLGFSCNQFGLQSPEVNHETLNILKYVRPGGGFVPKFPVFGKVEVNGLNEDPLFTYLKETLPFVNPVIGDMKKLFWSPIKVNDIRWNFEKFLITADGMPLKRYDLHCPIEKVEKDITEII, encoded by the exons ATGGCGAATAAATCTATCTATGATTTCTCTGCTGAGACCCTGGATGGACAGCCGGTTCCGCTCAGTAACTACAGGGGTAAAGTGCTTCTCATCGTCAATGTTGCCACCTTCTGAGGGTCAACAATAGAGGAG TACCACAGACTGAATGCACTGATGGAAATGTACGGTGACCTCAACTTCACCGTCTTAGGATTCTCCTGCAACCAGTTCGGTCTTCAGTCACCTG AGGTGAATCATGAAACCCTCAATATTCTGAAGTATGTGAGACCTGGTGGGGGATTTGTGCCAAAGTTTCCCGTCTTTGGCAAGGTTGAGGTGAATGGATTGAATGAAGACCCTCTTTTCACCTACCTAAAG GAAACACTGCCATTTGTGAACCCTGTTATAGGAGACATGAAAAAATTATTCTGGTCCCCGATAAAAGTGAACGACATTCGGTGGAATTTTGAGAAGTTTCTCATTACTGCAGATGGCATGCCCTTAAAAAG GTATGATCTTCACTGCCCCATCGAGAAAGTGGAGAAGGACATAACAGAAATTATCTGA
- the fbxl15 gene encoding F-box/LRR-repeat protein 15 isoform X2, whose amino-acid sequence MDEEAKMPTCLLDLPWEDVLVPHILCYLPLQHLVSLQRVSKQFQSLIQVYLANCRTFDLSPIGPCIPKEAFCTMLKDNKVLQNLSLQNCSDWVTDQELLPVIGQNQHLQKVDMSGCAWLTRHSMVAVSLSCMHLQHLGLAHCEWVDSLSLRSLADHCGGLQSIDLTACRQLKDDAICYLAKKCLQLKSLSLAVNANVTDESVEEVAKNCRGLEQLDLTGCLRVRNQSIRTLTEYCPKLQSLKVNHCHNVTESSLDPLRKRNVVIDVEPPLQRALVLLQDVLGFAPFINLQI is encoded by the exons ATGGACGAAGAAGCTAAAATGCCAAC ATGCCTGTTGGACCTGCCCTGGGAGGATGTGCTTGTTCCACATATTTTGTGCTACTTGCCACTTCAACACCTCGTCAGCCTGCAGAGGGTGAGCAAGCAGTTCCAGAGCCTCATCCAGGTGTACCTAGCCAACTGCAGGACTTTTGATCTGTCCCCG ATTGGACCATGCATTCCCAAGGAAGCTTTCTGCACCATGTTAAAGGACAATAAAGTTCTCCAGAACCTGTCCCTGCAGAACTGTTCAGACTGGGTGACAGACCAGGAGCTGCTGCCAGTTATCGGCCAGAACCAGCATCTGCAGAAAGTAGACATGAGCGGGTGTGCTTGGCTCACCCGCCACTCCATGGTGGCCGTGTCCTTGAGCTGCATGCACCTCCAGCACCTCGGCCTGGCGCACTGCGAATGGGTGGACAGCCTGTCCCTGCGCAGCCTGGCTGACCACTGCGGGGGGCTGCAGTCAATCGACCTCACCGCCTGCCGCCAGCTGAAGGACGACGCCATCTGCTACCTGGCTAAGAAGTGTTTGCAGTTGAAGTCTTTATCTTTGGCAGTCAATGCCAATGTTACAGACGAGTCAGTGGAGGAGGTGGCCAAGAACTGCAGGGGCCTGGAGCAGCTGGACCTGACAGGTTGCCTGCGGGTCAGGAACCAGTCCATCAG GACTCTTACAGAGTATTGCCCGAAGTTGCAGTCCCTGAAGGTGAATCACTGTCACAATGTGACAGAGTCGAGCCTCGATCCTTTACGGAAGCGCAACGTAGTGATTGATGTCGAACCGCCTCTGCAGAGGGCACTGGTACTTCTTCAGGATGTACTGGGGTTTGCTCCCTTTATCAATCTCCAGATATAG